From one Fusobacterium simiae genomic stretch:
- a CDS encoding IMPACT family protein, whose protein sequence is MEKLKTVKKECKIEFEEKKSKFIGYIKPVFSKEEAEDYIKYIKNLHSDATHNCSAYKINNNGLEFFKVDDDGEPSGTAGKPMGDIINYMNVTNLVVIATRYFGGIKLGAGGLVRNYAKTAKLAINEAEIIDFIDKIDLIFEISYEKLGEVEKLLKDYEAEIIEKSFLEKIVFKIRINKKFYDNLENYPYINLLDI, encoded by the coding sequence ATGGAAAAATTAAAAACTGTAAAAAAAGAATGTAAAATAGAATTTGAAGAAAAAAAATCAAAATTTATTGGCTATATAAAGCCAGTATTTTCAAAAGAAGAAGCAGAGGACTATATAAAATATATTAAAAATCTCCATTCAGATGCAACTCATAATTGTTCAGCTTACAAAATAAATAACAATGGCTTAGAATTTTTTAAGGTTGATGACGACGGAGAACCAAGTGGAACAGCTGGTAAACCTATGGGCGATATAATCAACTATATGAATGTAACTAATTTAGTTGTGATTGCTACAAGATATTTTGGTGGAATAAAATTAGGAGCTGGTGGTTTAGTTAGAAATTATGCTAAGACTGCTAAACTTGCTATAAATGAGGCTGAAATTATTGATTTTATTGATAAAATAGATTTAATTTTTGAAATCTCTTACGAAAAATTGGGAGAAGTTGAAAAATTATTAAAAGATTATGAAGCTGAAATTATTGAAAAATCTTTTTTAGAAAAGATAGTTTTTAAAATTAGAATAAATAAAAAATTTTATGATAATTTGGAAAATTATCCATATATTAATTTATTAGATATTTAA